A window of the Zeugodacus cucurbitae isolate PBARC_wt_2022May chromosome 2, idZeuCucr1.2, whole genome shotgun sequence genome harbors these coding sequences:
- the LOC105218802 gene encoding venom acid phosphatase Acph-1, with the protein MVSLDCQSRRSTKISVIILGGALCTVMMAYFVFGDNNDEQGLRNLRMISIVFRHGEKTPSSFYPTDPHALHEWPGGLGALTQKGSQQSYNLGKNLRMRYYRLLPPNGIYTQQQVLALSSAAERCIMSAQSVLAGFMPPLDHNKVLPIPWQPAAVNVIPRNEDTLLAQKKPCLKYDTILQKLYNNPPPELRQLNEENAELFKLLTKHSGKNISTLIDVELLYTTLKVEAEAGLVLPDWTENIYPDKLESLAARSYSLYTESNLMKKVKGGAFLAEIIKKMENKRRKNLNPDRKIFLYSGHDITLVNIMNTLNILDQTDTLPSYASALSFELHHSSLFKDDFEVKIVYYYNSEDKFPKEIHIPNCNAPCSLTRFSNSINHLLLDNYEDTCENPTTDCKT; encoded by the exons ATGGTCAGCCTCGATTGCCAGTCCCGGCGAAGCACGAAAATATCGGTTATAATTTTAGGTGGTGCATTATGCACCGTTATGATGGCTTATTTCGTTTTTGGCGATAATAATGATGAACAGGGCTTAAGAAACCTACGAATGATCTCGATT GTTTTTCGACATGGTGAGAAGACGCCTAGTTCATTTTACCCCACTGACCCACATGCACTACATGAATGGCCGGGCGGTCTGGGAGCCCTTACACAG aAAGGCAGTCAACAGTCTTATAATTTGGGTAAAAACTTGCGCATGCGTTACTATCGTTTACTGCCACCAAACGGTATTTATACGCAGCAACAGGTACTCGCTTTAAGCTCGGCAGCTGAACGTTGTATTATGAGCGCGCAAAGTGTCTTGGCAGGTTTCATGCCACCACTTGATCACAACAAAGTTTTG CCAATCCCATGGCAGCCGGCAGCGGTAAATGTTATACCACGAAATGAGGATACG CTTTTGGCACAAAAGAAACCATGTTTGAAATATGACACAATTCTGCAGAAATTGTATAATAATCCACCACCAGAGTTGCGACAATTAAACGAAGAAAATGCGGAACTATTCAAATTGTTAACGAAACACTCGGGCAAG AATATATCTACGCTAATTGATGTCGAATTGTTGTATACAACTTTAAAAGTCGAAGCGGAAGCAGGACTAGTATTACCTGATTGGACAGAAAATATATATCCTGATAAATTAGAGTCATTAGCCGCTCGTAGTTACTCACTTTATACAGAAtcgaatttaatgaaaaaagtgAAGGGTGGAGCCTTTTTAGCggagataattaaaaaaatggagaatAAGCGAAGAAAGAATTTAAATCCCGATCGTAAAATATTCTTGTACTCAGGTCATGATATTACACTAGTAAATATTATgaatactttaaatatattggaTCAGACCGATACATTACCAAGTTATGCGTCTGCACTATCGTTCGAACTACATCATAGCTCCTTGTTTAAAGACGATTTCGAAGTAAAG attgtttattattataacagCGAAGACAAATTTCCAAAGGAAATCCACATACCCAACTGCAATGCCCCATGCTCACTTACCCGATTTAGTAATTCCATAAATCATCTGTTGCTGGACAACTACGAGGATACATGCGAAAATCCTACCACAGACTGTAAAACTTAG